From Mesorhizobium sp. Pch-S:
AGCAAACGCCGACACCGCCTTGCTGATGCTGTCAGCCGCCTTGCCCCGCCATTCCGGATTGGTGAGCTGCGCCTCGTCCTTGGCATTGGACAGATAGCCCAATTCGACCAGAACCGACGGCACGTCCGGCGCCTTAAGCACGCGGAAGCCGGCGAAGCGATGCGGATTGTTGATCAGCCCGACACTGTTGCCGAGCTCGCCGACCAGTGTCTGGGCAAAGCTCATCGAGAAGGAATGGGTCTCGCGGCGGATCAGATCGATCAGGATATCGGTAACTTCCTGGCTGTCCTCCTTGATCTCCATGCCGGCGAACTGGTCGGACAGATTTTCCCGATCCGCCAGGGCCTGTGCTTCCGGATCGGAGGCCTTGTCGGAGACGGTGTAGACCGTGGCGCCACGGATGCCCTTCAGACGAATGGTGTCGGCATGGATTGAGATAAACAGATTGGCGCCACGCTGCCGCGCGATACGCACCCGGTCGTCCAGCCGCAGGAAGGTGTCGTCGTCGCGGGTGAGCGAGATGTCATACTTCCCTTCTGCGGAAAGCTTGTCTCGCAGCTCCTTGGCAAAGGCCAGCGTGACATTTTTTTCGACCGTGCCGTTCAGCCCCTCGGCGCCACCATCGACGCCGCCATGGCCGGGATCGATGACGATGGTGAATTTATGGGAGGCTGGAGCCGGCTTGGCCAAACGCTCACGTTTGTCGGGAGAAACGGTCGAAGCTGTGGTCACCGCCTGGTCGGCAAGTGCCGCATCGAACTCGCGATCCGAAACGGCCGAAATATCGACTGCCATACGGTAACCGGAACCATCTTCGTTCTTGAGCACATCCAGCTTGTCGACGCGGAAAGGCCCTTTGCTGATCAGGATCAGCCGCGAAGCCCCCGCCTCGATCTGGCCATAACGCACGCTCTTGATCAGCCCACGGGCCTTGAGATCCTTGGCGCTGAAGGCCAGCTTGGAGTTGGGCACATCGATGACCAGCCGGTGCGGACCGCGCAGCAGGAACCAGCGCGGATTTGGCTCACGATCGAAATCGACGACGATACGCATCTTGGTGGCGTCGCCGGCCATCTTGTAGCCGGTCGCCGCGAGAGGAACCTCGGCTGCGCGCGCGATCGCCGGAAGGATCATGCTGGCAAACACGACGAACAGGGCGCAGCACAATACGCCGACCCAACCGCCGAGCCTCTTGTTCGTGATTGCTTTCAGCCCCATCTCAGTTCCAGTCGCTGCCGATTCATCGAACCAGCCCGGTTGTTCGATCGAAGACGCGCTTAAGCGGTAAACTCGATTAACGATTGGTATCCAGAGAAGGTTAACCAAGCCTTTTCAAGAGCGATTTCGTTGAGGGAACGGCCCTTTGCCGGCATGGAAATCGGGGTTGCCTTCCTACGCGTCAAATCATAAAAGCGATGGTGGGTCACTGCAATCCAGGGACAACCTTTCCCCTCAGCTTTCTGCTGGGTCAAGGTGAGAGGCAGGTCATCGCCAAAGCGGCGGGAATGCAGGTGATCGCGACGATTTTCGCAGGTGCTCGCCCGAGGCGGGGGAAGTGCCTGCGGCAGGAAAACGGCAAGGGTTGCACCGCGCCGGCTCGACAGGAGCAAAACAAGCTGGTCCGGGTTTCCGGGCTTAGGTTCAAAAAGGTCCGTTCGGTTTTGACGGTTTCAGGTACTGCATTGGAAAGGTCCGCATTCAACCGCGCCAACATGGCTGCGGGCGGCACCGCCATGCCCCTGAAGCGGCCCACTGCGGACGCACAAATATCCGGCACTCACGCACAAACAGCATCACGGCAGCGGGCATTGTCCCGTCGGTCGCGGCTGGCGGCTGCCGGGAGGAAACATAATAATGCCCAACAAGATGCTAATCGACGCCTCCCACCCGGAGGAAACACGCGTAGTCGTCGTTCGCGGTAACCGCATCGAAGAATTCGACTTCGAATCGCAAGACAAGAAGCAGCTCAAAGGAAACATCTACCTTGCCCGCGTCACGCGGGTTGAGCCGTCGCTGCAGGCAGCGTTCGTGGAATATGGCGGCAACCGCCATGGTTTCCTGGCTTTCAGCGAAATTCATCCCGATTACTACCAGATACCTGTTGCTGATCGTCAGGCGCTGTTGCGCGCCGAGGCTCAGGAACATGAGGACGAGGAAGACGAGGAAAACGGCGAGAATGGCGATGATCGCCAGGAGCGCAATCGCGGACGGCGTGGCCGTCGTCGCGGACGCAATCGCGACCGTGGCGAGCGCAAGCGTGATGCTGCGGCCAGCGAAAACGATGAAACGAGCGATGAGGCCGTAGCGGCCGACGAAAATGCCGATGATGTCGAAACCGTCGAGCCGAACGACAGCGGCGATGCCGACGAAGGCGCCAAAGGCGGTTCGATTGCTGCCAGCGTCGAAGTCGATGTGATTTCGGAAGAAGTGGACGTTGCGCAGGAAAGCCGTGAAGAACAGCCGCACGCCCCCGAGGACAATCATGGCGACGAAGTCGCGCCTGCCGCGGACGCCGACCGTGGCACGCTGGAAGAAGTCCCCTCCTCCCATTCCGACGACCACGAGATCGAGTCAGTCGGCGCCGAGGACGCGCTTGAGGAGATCCGCGATCGTCGCAGGCCGGTACGCAAGCAGTACAAGATCCAGGAAGTCATCAAGCGTCGCCAGATCCTGCTGGTTCAGGTCGTCAAGGAAGAACGCGGCAACAAGGGCGCCGCTCTGACCACCTACCTGTCGCTGGCCGGACGTTATTCCGTCCTGATGCCGAACACCGCCCGCGGTGGCGGCATCTCGCGCAAGATCACCAACGCCCAGGACCGCAAGCGTCTCAAGGAAGTGGTCGCCGACCTCGAAGTGCCGCAGGGCATGGGTGTGATCCTGCGCACCGCCGGCGAAAGCCGAACCAAGGCCGAAATCAAGCGTGACTACGAATACCTCATGCGGTTGTGGGAGAACGTCCGCAATTTGACGCTCAAGTCCACCGCGCCCGCGCTGGTCTATGAGGAAGGATCGCTGATCAAGCGCTCGGTGCGCGATCTCTACAACAAGGAGATCGACGAGATCCTTGTTGCAGGCGAAGACGGGTATCGCGAGGCGAAGGACTTCATGCGCATGCTGATGCCCAGCCATGCCAAGATGGTCCAGCCCTACCGCGACACCTCGCCGATCTTCGCGCGCAACGGCATCGAGGCGCAGCTCGACAAGATGCTGCAGCCGCAGGTGACGCTGAAGAGCGGCGGCTACCTGATCATCAACCAGACAGAGGCCTTGGTTTCGATCGACGTCAACTCGGGCCGCTCGACGCGTGAGCACTCGATCGAAGACACCGCACTGCAGACCAATCTCGAAGCCGCTGAAGAAGTGGCCCGACAGTTGCGACTGCGTGACCTTGCCGGCCT
This genomic window contains:
- a CDS encoding ribonuclease E/G, whose translation is MPNKMLIDASHPEETRVVVVRGNRIEEFDFESQDKKQLKGNIYLARVTRVEPSLQAAFVEYGGNRHGFLAFSEIHPDYYQIPVADRQALLRAEAQEHEDEEDEENGENGDDRQERNRGRRGRRRGRNRDRGERKRDAAASENDETSDEAVAADENADDVETVEPNDSGDADEGAKGGSIAASVEVDVISEEVDVAQESREEQPHAPEDNHGDEVAPAADADRGTLEEVPSSHSDDHEIESVGAEDALEEIRDRRRPVRKQYKIQEVIKRRQILLVQVVKEERGNKGAALTTYLSLAGRYSVLMPNTARGGGISRKITNAQDRKRLKEVVADLEVPQGMGVILRTAGESRTKAEIKRDYEYLMRLWENVRNLTLKSTAPALVYEEGSLIKRSVRDLYNKEIDEILVAGEDGYREAKDFMRMLMPSHAKMVQPYRDTSPIFARNGIEAQLDKMLQPQVTLKSGGYLIINQTEALVSIDVNSGRSTREHSIEDTALQTNLEAAEEVARQLRLRDLAGLIVIDFIDMEENRNNRAVEKKLKDCLKNDRARIQVGRISHFGLMEMSRQRIRASVLESTMKPCPHCGGTGHVRSDSSVALLVVRAIEEFLLKDSRSHITVRTPAATALYVLNHKRSTLVELETRFGLTITVEADETVGSQHYTIARGAIAEKPEGFVEMKPQPIPVEPEEPEDEIIVEDEEEAGEDQPRQEQQQAREGDSQRDRKRRRRRRRRGGRDRDQAATEAGNDEDTAADDEDASEESDAAVVEAAAEVETIVVAEENDDEPAKKRRRGKRGGKRSRKEDGETADDAAEAATADSETVTAEVVAEAAVVEPEPAPAVEEAPAEKPKKPRRTAKSKKAEAAAAEAAVVEVTTETAADIVVEPAPSEAKDAPAGKKPRASRRKVASAETPAAPVVSSTTAAEAEEAVEEKPKRGGWWQRKGFF
- a CDS encoding N-acetylmuramoyl-L-alanine amidase — translated: MGLKAITNKRLGGWVGVLCCALFVVFASMILPAIARAAEVPLAATGYKMAGDATKMRIVVDFDREPNPRWFLLRGPHRLVIDVPNSKLAFSAKDLKARGLIKSVRYGQIEAGASRLILISKGPFRVDKLDVLKNEDGSGYRMAVDISAVSDREFDAALADQAVTTASTVSPDKRERLAKPAPASHKFTIVIDPGHGGVDGGAEGLNGTVEKNVTLAFAKELRDKLSAEGKYDISLTRDDDTFLRLDDRVRIARQRGANLFISIHADTIRLKGIRGATVYTVSDKASDPEAQALADRENLSDQFAGMEIKEDSQEVTDILIDLIRRETHSFSMSFAQTLVGELGNSVGLINNPHRFAGFRVLKAPDVPSVLVELGYLSNAKDEAQLTNPEWRGKAADSISKAVSAFAASRVNAGG